The window ATTGTGGGTTTAAGTCCCGCGCGTCTTAAACAATCAATGGCACATCCATCACAACTAGGCTTTCAAGACGCAGCTTCGCCAGTGATAGAAGAACTTCTACATTTCCACGACCACGCCTTAATAATTGTATTCCTTATCAGCACCCTAGTGCTTTACATTATTGTAGCCATGGTATCGACCAAACTTACTAATAGCTATATTTTAGACTCCCAAGAAATTGAGGTTGTCTGAACAATTCTTCCAGCAGTTATCCTCATCCTAATTGCCCTCCCTTCCCTTCGAATCCTCTATCTGATAGACGAAATTAACGACCCACACTTAACTGTAAAAGCAGTGGGACATCAATGATACTGAAGTTACGAATATACCGACTATCAACAACTTGGCTTTGACTCCTACATGATTCCAACCCAGGACCTGACTCCTGGGCAGTTTCGCCTCTTAGAAACAGATCACCGAATAGTGGTACCCTCCGAAACCCCAGTTCGAGTCCTAGTAACAGCCGAAGATGTCCTCCACTCTTGAGCAGTACCTGCCCTAGGCGTTAAAATGGACGCAGTACCAGGCCGCCTAAATCAAACAGCTTTCATTGCATCCCGACCAGGAGTCTTCTACGGACAATGCTCTGAAATTTGCGGCGCCAACCATAGCTTCATACCAATTGTTGTAGAAGCAGTACCTCTACAACACTTTGAAAACTGATCCTCCTTTATACTTCAAGACGCTTCGCTAGGAAGCTAAACTTGGGCCTTAAGCGTTAGCCTTTTAAGCTAAAGATTGGTGACTCCCTACCACCCCTAGTGATATGCCCCAACTGAACCCTACCCCCTGATTCGCTATTCTTATCTTTACATGACTAGTCTTCCTTACGATTATCCCTCCGAAAGTCTCAACCCACACCTTCCCGAACGAACCGACTTCTCGAAGCACTGAAAAACCACAAACAGAGCCCTGAAACTGACCATGACACTAAGCTTCTTCGACCAATTTATAAGCCCCATCTTCCTAGGAATTCCCCTAATAGGTATCGCTCTCGTACTCCCCCTCCTCTTCTTCCAAAAATCTTCCCCACAGTGACTGACCAACCGACTTCAAACCCTTCAAAGCTGATTTGTCAATCGATTCACCCAACAGCTTCTTCTCCCTTTAAGCCCAGGAGGACACATCTGAGCCCTCATTCTTACATCCTTAATAGTCTTCCTTCTTTCCCTTAATATGCTGGGCCTCCTCCCATACACCTTCACACCAACCACGCAACTCTCACTAAACATAGCCCTCGCCGTCCCCCTTTGACTCGCTACAGTCCTCATCGGCATACGAAACCAACCAACTATTGCCCTCGGCCACCTACTCCCGGAGGGAACCCCCACACCCCTCATCCCAGTTCTCATTGTGATCGAAACCATCAGCCTATTCATCCGACCTCTAGCCTTAGGCGTCCGACTAACAGCTAACCTCACAGCAGGCCACTTGCTTATTCAACTCATTGCTACAGCCGCTTTCGTACTCATCCCCCTCATACCCACCGTTTCACTTCTAACAACAGCCCTTCTTCTTCTACTCACCCTACTAGAAGTAGCCGTCGCAATAATTCAAGCCTATGTCTTCGTCCTCCTACTAAGTCTTTACCTACAAGAAAACGTCTAATGGCCCATCAAGCACACGCATACCACATAGTCGACCCAAGCCCATGACCTCTCACTGGGGCAGTTGCTGCCCTACTAATAACATCAGGCCTTGCTGTCTGATTCCATTTTAACTCTATCACGCTGATATCCCTCGGCACTGTACTCCTCATCCTAACAATATACCAATGATGGCGAGATATCGTTCGAGAAGGTACATTTCAAGGTCACCACACACCCCCCGTACAAAAAGGCCTTCGTTACGGAATAATCCTGTTCATCACCTCAGAGGTCTTCTTCTTCCTAGGATTCTTCTGAGCTTTTTACCACTCAAGCCTGGCCCCCACCCCCGAGCTTGGAGGCTGCTGACCCCCAACCGGCCTCACAACATTAGACCCCTTCGAAGTCCCTCTCCTCAATACCGCTGTCCTTCTAGCCTCTGGTGTTACAGTTACTTGAGCACACCACAGCATTATGGAAGGAGAACGAAAAGAAGCCATCCAAGCACTAGCCCTAACCATCCTACTTGGGTTTTATTTTACTTTTCTCCAAGGAATGGAGTACTACGAAGCACCTTTCACAATCGCAGACGGTGTTTACGGATCGACATT is drawn from Cheilinus undulatus mitochondrion, complete genome and contains these coding sequences:
- the ATP8 gene encoding ATP synthase F0 subunit 8 — protein: MPQLNPTPWFAILIFTWLVFLTIIPPKVSTHTFPNEPTSRSTEKPQTEPWNWPWH
- the COX3 gene encoding cytochrome c oxidase subunit III (TAA stop codon is completed by the addition of 3' A residues to the mRNA); the encoded protein is MAHQAHAYHMVDPSPWPLTGAVAALLMTSGLAVWFHFNSITLMSLGTVLLILTMYQWWRDIVREGTFQGHHTPPVQKGLRYGMILFITSEVFFFLGFFWAFYHSSLAPTPELGGCWPPTGLTTLDPFEVPLLNTAVLLASGVTVTWAHHSIMEGERKEAIQALALTILLGFYFTFLQGMEYYEAPFTIADGVYGSTFFVATGFHGLHVIIGSTFLAVCLLRQIHYHFTSEHHFGFEAAAWYWHFVDVVWLFLYISIYWWGS
- the COX2 gene encoding cytochrome c oxidase subunit II (TAA stop codon is completed by the addition of 3' A residues to the mRNA), which produces MAHPSQLGFQDAASPVMEELLHFHDHALMIVFLISTLVLYIIVAMVSTKLTNSYILDSQEIEVVWTILPAVILILIALPSLRILYLMDEINDPHLTVKAVGHQWYWSYEYTDYQQLGFDSYMIPTQDLTPGQFRLLETDHRMVVPSETPVRVLVTAEDVLHSWAVPALGVKMDAVPGRLNQTAFIASRPGVFYGQCSEICGANHSFMPIVVEAVPLQHFENWSSFMLQDA
- the ATP6 gene encoding ATP synthase F0 subunit 6 (TAA stop codon is completed by the addition of 3' A residues to the mRNA) — its product is MTLSFFDQFMSPIFLGIPLMGIALVLPLLFFQKSSPQWLTNRLQTLQSWFVNRFTQQLLLPLSPGGHIWALILTSLMVFLLSLNMLGLLPYTFTPTTQLSLNMALAVPLWLATVLIGMRNQPTIALGHLLPEGTPTPLIPVLIVIETISLFIRPLALGVRLTANLTAGHLLIQLIATAAFVLIPLMPTVSLLTTALLLLLTLLEVAVAMIQAYVFVLLLSLYLQENV